The DNA region CGATTAAGATAGGAAATCCTGCAAGCTGGCAACAAGCCGTGGACGCTATGAACGAGTCAAGCGGTCTTATTGACAAGGTGACAGATGATGAGATACTTGAAGCGTACAAAATACTTGCTTCACGTGAAGGAATCTTTGTTGAACCCGCATCAGCTGCATCACTTGCCGGAGTCATAAAAAAGGATAAAAGCGGTTATTTTGGAGATAAAAAAGTAAGGATAACGTGCACGGTAACAGGACATGGTCTCAAAGATCCAGATACTGCGCTTAAGTCTGTTTCCGATCCGGTTGTTGTAAAAGCTGATAGTAGTGAAGTTTTGAAAGTTATTGGTTTATAAACGTTGAGAATAAGGAATCTATTATGAAATACGTTGTAATTGTTGGCGATGGAATGGCAGATTTTCCGATTTCCGAACTGAACAATAAAACCCCGCTTGAAATTGCACGTACTCCGCATTTTGACACTATTGCCAAAATAGGTTGTGGCGGCTTAGCGAGAAATGTACCCAAAGGTATGGATCCTGCTAGCGATGTGGCAAATCTTTCAATACTTGGGTATGACCCGAAAGAATGTTATTCAGGTCGCGGACCGTTAGAGGCTATTGATATGGGGATAGAGCTTCAGCCTAATCAGGTCGCGTTTCGATGTAATTTTGTTACGATATCAGATGGAATGATGGCTGATTATAGTGCTGGACATATATCTAATGAAGAAGGTACGGTATTAATAGATCTCCTTAATAAAGAGCTTGGGGCCGATAGTGTTCAGTTCTATCAAGGGATGAATTATCGAAACATTGTAGTTATAGATGAAGCCAAACTTGAAGATGGGTCGGGGACACTTCACTGTGTGCCGCCTCATGACATAACGGGTAAACCCATTAATGCAAATATCCCGAGAGGAAAAGGGTCCGAGTTTTTGATCGGTTTAATGGAAAAGGCGGCTAATATTCTCGGAACATGCGAAATAAACAAAGTAAGAATTGATCATGGTGAAAATCCAGCGAATATGATTTGGTTGTGGGGATACGGAAAAACACCTCAAATGGTGAGTTTCCAAGAACGTTTTGGTGTGCGGGGTGCAGTCATATCCGCGGTGAAGTTATTGAAGGGTATTGGCAAAGCGCTGAAAATGGATGTTATTGATGTCCCCGGGGCAACGGGATACTACGATACAAATTATAAAGGTAAAGCAGAACACTGTTTGAAGGCACTTTCTGAGGGCTGTGACTATGTGTTTGTGCATATTGAAGCACCCGATGAAGCGGGACACAATGGTGATCTCACACAAAAAGTACTTGCTATAGAAAATATTGATGAACACGTAGTTAAAGTAATTATGGAAGGTATTGCGAAATATGACCAGTATCGAGTGCTTCTTCTTCCTGATCATTACACACCGCTATCGGTAAAAACGCACATTCCTGATCCGGTACCGTTTGTAATGTGTGGCAGTGACATTAATGCGGATGATATGCAAATTATGAGTGAGAACGAAGCCCAGAAGGGTTCGTGCGGAGTTGTTGAGGGACATGCATTAATGGATATGTTGATTCAAAAGTAAACAGCTTTGAGGAGGAAATGATCATGTTAGTTGTGCAAAAATATGGCGGGACATCAGTTGGAAGCACGGATAAAATTATGAATGTTGCTCGCCGGATAATCAAATCAAAGAAAAGTGGAAATGATGTTATTGTTGTTGTGTCTGCAATGAGTGGACAAACGGATAAACTTATAAACATGGCTCATGATATTACTGATGATCCCCGTGAACGTGAGATGGATATGCTTGTGTCAACGGGTGAACAGGTCTCAATGTCCCTTTTAGCTATGTGTGTACATGAGCTGGGTGACGAGGCGATTTCATTTACCGGTTCACAAGTCGGTATTGTTACAGACAGTACGCATACAAAAGCAAAGATACGTAGAGTTATCGGCATGGATAAAGTGAAAGCAGAGCTTAAGAAAGGGAAAATTGTTATTGTTGCCGGTTTTCAAGGTGTTGATTACAAAAAAAATATTACGACACTTGGGCGTGGTGGATCTGATACAACAGCCGTTGCGCTTGCCGCAGTACTAAAGGCAGATCAATGTGAAATATATACTGATGTAGACGGAGTGTATACCACTGACCCGCGTTTGGTGAAAGATGCTCGTAAGCTCGGCGTGATTTCTTATGACGAGATGTTGGAGCTTGCAAGCCTTGGTGCGAAAGTGATGCATTCACGATCAATTGAAATGGCAAAAAAATATGGTGTGGTGATACATGTTAGATCAAGTTTTAATGATAATTTGGGGACGTTAATTAAAGAGGAGGATGCTCTTATGGAAAATATAATGGTAAGAGGTGTTGCACTCAATAGAAATGAAGCAAAGCTAACCATTTTGCATGTGCCGGATAAACCGGGTATTGCGGCAAGAATATTCAAAATAATTTCAGAAAACAATATTAATATTGATATGATCATTCAGAATGTCAGTGAACGAGGGTTTACCGATATATCGTTTACTGTATTGAAGACTGATTTACGTAAAACATATAAAGTTCTGGAAGTACTCGTGAAAAAAATTGGTGCACGAGGATTGAGTCATGATGAGGACATGGTTAAACTATCAGTTGTGGGCGTTGGAATGAGAAGTCATGCCGGTATCGCGGCGGCTATGTTTGAAGCTCTCGCATCAAAAAAAGTTAATATTGATATGATCAGCACCTCAGAGATTAAAATATCATGTGTTATACACCGCAAAGACGCGGAAAAAGCGGTAAAGGCGATTCATGATAAGTTCGGGTTAGCGAAGAAAAAAATGCTAAAAGAAAAAATGGTTGCTGCAAAAAAATAGGACAGTAAATAAAAGGATAATATTATGAAAAAGACATTTATATACGATACAACCTTGCGAGATGGCACTCAGGCTGAAGGTGTATCATTTTCTGTTGCAGATAAAGTGAGAATAGCTGAACGGCTTGATGGTTTTGGCATAGATTATGTTGAGGGCGGCTGGCCGGGGTCAAATCCGAAAGATATAGAGTTTTTTGATCTCATGAAAAAAATAAAACTCAAACATGCAAAAATGTCTGCTTTCGGGAGTACACGCAGAGCAAATACACCGGTTGAAAAAGAGACTAATATCCTGAAGCTTCTAGAAGCTGAGACACCGGTTGTAGCAATATTTGGTAAAAGCTGGATATTGCATGTTACGGATGTTTTAAAAGTATCAAAAGCTGAGAATCTTCGCATGATACAAGATTCTGTCGGGTACTTGCATTCAAAAGGAAAAGAAGTTATTTTTGACGCTGAACATTTCTTTGATGGATACAAAGATGATCCTGAATATGCGCTTGAGACATTAAAGGTCGCTTCAGAGCACGGTGCGTCA from Candidatus Ancaeobacter aquaticus includes:
- a CDS encoding cofactor-independent phosphoglycerate mutase, whose protein sequence is MKYVVIVGDGMADFPISELNNKTPLEIARTPHFDTIAKIGCGGLARNVPKGMDPASDVANLSILGYDPKECYSGRGPLEAIDMGIELQPNQVAFRCNFVTISDGMMADYSAGHISNEEGTVLIDLLNKELGADSVQFYQGMNYRNIVVIDEAKLEDGSGTLHCVPPHDITGKPINANIPRGKGSEFLIGLMEKAANILGTCEINKVRIDHGENPANMIWLWGYGKTPQMVSFQERFGVRGAVISAVKLLKGIGKALKMDVIDVPGATGYYDTNYKGKAEHCLKALSEGCDYVFVHIEAPDEAGHNGDLTQKVLAIENIDEHVVKVIMEGIAKYDQYRVLLLPDHYTPLSVKTHIPDPVPFVMCGSDINADDMQIMSENEAQKGSCGVVEGHALMDMLIQK
- a CDS encoding aspartate kinase yields the protein MLVVQKYGGTSVGSTDKIMNVARRIIKSKKSGNDVIVVVSAMSGQTDKLINMAHDITDDPREREMDMLVSTGEQVSMSLLAMCVHELGDEAISFTGSQVGIVTDSTHTKAKIRRVIGMDKVKAELKKGKIVIVAGFQGVDYKKNITTLGRGGSDTTAVALAAVLKADQCEIYTDVDGVYTTDPRLVKDARKLGVISYDEMLELASLGAKVMHSRSIEMAKKYGVVIHVRSSFNDNLGTLIKEEDALMENIMVRGVALNRNEAKLTILHVPDKPGIAARIFKIISENNINIDMIIQNVSERGFTDISFTVLKTDLRKTYKVLEVLVKKIGARGLSHDEDMVKLSVVGVGMRSHAGIAAAMFEALASKKVNIDMISTSEIKISCVIHRKDAEKAVKAIHDKFGLAKKKMLKEKMVAAKK